From the genome of Amyelois transitella isolate CPQ chromosome 22, ilAmyTran1.1, whole genome shotgun sequence:
gcactaaagaataggaacacttcatcactttcccatggatgacgatATGGTAGCGGAAAGTAGTGTGATGAATTGTGTTAACGTCATTGAATAattggatttattttcaaacgaAAGTATTTAGGTATACATCTGGATTCACGGTGTGTCGATAATGACGTATATTCAAACGTCCTGAGTCAACCAAAAACATTCACTGAAAGTACTGCCCCATTTTAggcttaataaattaaatagaaactTCATATTCGCAGcatgtaataatatatgtctttatttttatcatttactagctgtgcccgcgacttcctccgcgtggaatagttatattgggcatcaATGAAACCATCAAGGacgaataatttcccccgttttttttttcacattttccattatttcttcgctcctaatagttgcagcgtgatgttatatagcctaaagccctctcggtctattcaacacaaaatttttcaactcagaatttctcaattcgaaccagtatttcctgagactagcgcgttcaaacaaacaaactcttcagatttataatattagtataaattatcTCACtactgttatatttttttcagtttttattgaaccttttgtgtaagtattttgttgtgactcaaataaagatttctttctttcatacttatacatatcATTGTGAACGTGCTTCCCTCAAGTCCTAAAATAGTTGTGAGAAATGAAACAGGTTGGAAATGGCGGCTTTTCTTACTGGTCAGACAACAGCCGTTTGACATAACCACAAGCAAATGCCCACTGCAGTGCTCGAATAACTGGATTCCCATAAATTGCCCATAACGAATGGATGAAACTAGTTCGCAGCTACGTAAGTACTCGAAGATAGAAATTGAGGCGACGGAATGGTAAACTTGTTGAAAACAATAATGTATTGTGcgtcaatatatttttttaaattgcttttAATGGTGAATACTCCCCTAGGGCTTCAATGTCGAACTGGTAGAACTCtctatagatattttttgctatttctgaaaattatatgatgaaaatatttataaaaatagatttatgaatgtggatgaaacaaaagaagtatgcaaagatcgtggcaagtacagagatgtagtctctgcctacccctactggaagcatgattatatatatgtatgtatttatgaaataaaactgtGCAAGAGTTTTTATTTCGGTTCCTATCGTGAGTTCGTATCGTGGCATGCCAGTTTTTGATGCCATCAATTagataaattcaattaaaaaattatactcgaaatgtattaattaaacttctaAGTAAATACAAGACAACCTTTCCCTTAGGTTTCATTTATCTGCCGCGCCTTATAATGTTCGATTCTGAGAAATGACAACGAAAGGTAAGTTCTAAATATTCAACTGTAAATATTTTCCTGAATCAGATTCCCACATTTTTTACGTCTcaacaatgttttattattccttTAGGTGAATGTAAACTGGTATTGTTAGTTGTTGGCTTCGACCACCGCTGCTTGTCGGCAGTTACCGGCCACCTTTGACCTTTGAGCCTCTTGAACCTACGCTAAGATGAAACATAAATTGACGTCTTGCATCTCTTGTTTCAAAGAGTGAATTTTCCTTtcgaaaacataaaattacttgAGAATTTTAAGTTGTAGATATATGTTTTTGTATCTCTTAATGATAAGTCCTTCAACAACtttaaagctaataaactttaataatcttcgattaaaaaatattggtaaaatAGGGTTTCTTTTATTTCGTCATCTGTTTCAAGCGGAGATTAGAAAAAAGTTGCGATAAGGTTTCAACAACGCCATATTTTCCAAGAATTCTGTAAACCGATAACTACCACGGTGTTACGTTGTGTAACCAATCGCATCTCCAGACGATAATAGAGATAATTGCAGAACAAACGATCGCCTGACGATTATATTGTCACGTAAGAACTTCGGCCGCATTGGGATTCAAAATATCCATGAGAACAAAACGTTTAAAGAAATCAAGGGCTTAAACTAATAACAGCAAAATGGAATCTTACCTCAGGAGGAGCTGCGAACTTTAAGTTGGCGAGAGATCCGTGTGACCGGCTTCTGTGCTCTTGTCGGATGCTGTACGAAAATGCGCGCTCGTTCAAATGGCCTTTCTTTCTATAGATTCCACCGGCGTCCTCTACCGCCTCTAAGCCAGTCATACTCTGAGCTGCTTTCATGGCAGAGGGTGGAGGCTTCGAGCGTCTTGGATCAACTGTAGCGTACTGCAAGCGACCTCTCCCTGGAGGAGGGCCTGGGGGAAAAGGGCCCGGCGCTAGAGCCGCTGGAACTCGACCTCTGTGGCCTAGAGTGGCAGGCCGGGCGTGCGGCAACGTGGCCGCCGGGTGGGCCACCAACACCATCGGGTGCGCCCCGTGCGCCGCCCACGCCGGCGGCGCTCGTCCCAGTGACCGGCCATTCATCATTGGAGCCGGTCCCGGCATTGTCGCATACAATTCATCCGCTGAAGCGGAGGATTTCTTCTTCGTTTTTTTGGTCGTCGACTTCTTTTTGGGCTCCTCAGGGGGTGGTGGTGGCGGCGGCACCGACGCGGGTCTCGTGATCTGACGAGGGCGTGGCGCTCGGGTAGGATGAGGGATATCATCACTCGCATCGTCCCGTTCCACCTCTCCGACCCACACTTTGTGATTCTCGTCACCGTCGAACACTTCCAATTCCTCTTCAGGTTCGGGTAGCATCTGGGGTGGAGTTCTTTCTGCCTCTAAACGTTTCGCGTAAGAACTATCTGCATACGCGTGGAAGCAACAGCGGACTAGTGCATTGGCTGCCGCTTCACGGCGACAGATGAAGGCGTGACATTCTAGGACTTTAATGCCCTGAGTGCGACGTAAAACCGCCGCAAACAATGGAGGACGTCGAGGAGCTGGCGCCCGAGCGAAGGGCGAGTCCAAGGGTAAAAACCTCGGCGCTCCTTCGACTGTCACTCGTCGAACAGCTGCGCAATAATGTAGACTCGAAATGGGAAAAAACCTCGCCACTCTAGAACCGCTCTCGTCGACATTCTCCAGTAAGATGCCGTTGGACCAGACGGACAGCCACGAGTCTATGCCGCCGGTGGTCGCTCCCTTTTCCGGATACAATTCGCGCAAAGGTTCCTGGATGCCTTGTAGGCCGTCTTTACTCTGTTGCGGCACCGCAGAGCCCAAATAAAGCACGCGGCACCGACAGATCGGCGTCGATTCCATTTCGTCACTGCACTATCACAACATGTCACAAAATCACAGAAAAcactatttttgtattgaatttattCGCTCACTTGTCGGTATACGTGCGCTGGCAGCGAGTCGGCCGCGGGTATGAGTGAGCGGAATTCAAGATGGCGGGCTGCGGGCGGGGGTGGCGGGGACCCGCCCGGTTACCTGCGCTTACGCACCTGTGAAGACGCCTCTGCGGGTATAGGACGGTAGTGGCGATGAACCGGCATTGTGTCAAATGAATCGTCGCGAATTCGGTCGCATTTCTCTCGGCGACGCGTCGTCGTCACCGACGTGACGGAATGCCACATTTGTCTTTGCAGTGAAATCTGAAGGCCAATTGACCGATGGGAAATGGTTAATTTCTTTAGTTGATATCCGCATCCGTGGGcttaggtacatatttaattagcCAGTTTGCCGTCGACAGTCAACATATGGGTGATTTCCAGTCTGACTGGATTCTTGGGTGATATTTGTGGTATAATGCCTCATTTATAGAAATAGACAGTGGGCATAAAATTGTTATGATTGGACCAACTTAACGACAAGTTGTTTAAAACAGAACTAGACAAAtatcttattattaattaggtaattattatggataatatgtatttaattacaatttcaatGAAACATGACTACAGTCTACTTGATTGATTGATGTTTTcaaggatttaaataaaaatcaaaattttatttaagcatcgtttattattttttattaattatataactaaAGTAATGTTTCATGTACAAAGTCCGTCCAAAACAACAATAGTTCTGTCAGGCACTTGTtgcaacttaaaataatatttctaattattaacaaaatcttTCACACCCATTTTTTTCAGACTATAACTCAATCATACACTTTTATAGTATACAGTTCAATAGTTCCActagttatttaataaaaattcttcgGATTTTATATGACTTTAAAGATAAGACACGTGGCATTTCAGCCCttccgagactgttggcactgtctaccccgtaaggaataaagacttgactatagttatgtatgtatgtgaaatgaatatttttaaagaaaaagtttattaaataacaaacaatttcTACTTAACTCATTCTGCATGCTCGAGGTCAGACgttttacattatatactGTAAAACCCGTAAGactagataataataataataataaatatatacgggacaaattacacagattgagttagcctcgaagtaagttcgaaacttgtgttacgagatactaactcaacgatactatattttatagtaaatacttatatagatatacatccaagacccaggccaatcagaaagaTATCAATAATTTCTATACATTGGCGAAATTACAGCGTCAAAATACAATTCCTTGAACACTTCAATATTCTGAACATCAcaagacatttttttaaatatcaattttaacaaatactGTTATATGAAAATGTAACAGAAATCCATTATTGATTTCATAtatgacaaatttaaataatacaggtacatattatttgaaatggccgagataaaaagaaagggtgcgcgtttaataataatacctttattattttcctgTACAATTTGcgaagttaaaatttaaccaATGATTTTTCCATACATCCGCACGCcgtaagtcccggttgcatcctcaccactctggggAGGAGCCCCGGGTCCGTCTGTGATcaccagagatcggaataggtagattgattttatgtacttgcatcatgaattgccatagaaagcataacatggataagcctcttttccgggattccatttcagtacttacagtaaactacattgtccgcgggtaacataggactacaatttacgtgaacgaagtcgggggaaaacagctaccactaatatattcttcatcccacttgtaaaaattccggaaaaaatcttaattatttacaaatcccgcaatcccggacggaagcatgtccatattaatatatacgtttcagttcattgaccccaattcaatctacctatttcCGATCTTTAGTGATCACTATCCTGGATaaggttattttaaaatcaatataatatatttatcactTACAATATTACTGACTATATATCAAAATCATGCCGCGTGATTTCCGGTTAtatggaataggaccactccatatccttaccatggatgttgtaaaaggcaactaagggaaaggcttgtaaacttagaattcctcttgtaggtgttgagttagcaacctgccactatttgaatctcaattccatccgCAAGCCATACAGCAGAACATCCTCTTTCACTGTTGCCgctgtatgtatgcatatgtGTAATGTATATATCAAAATCACTATCATACAAATCACTACTGCTAGTATTTCGGTGTCTTGTAACTCGGCTCGTCCGAATTCTGCGGGGCCTTCCGCTTTTGTATGATGTTCTGGATCTGCGAACAAAAATTTATCTATGTCATCCATAATTACAGttgattaaacaaaatattatactaaccaaaataaatgtactatAGAACATATACGCTCCTACTTTATCTGAAAACACTAGTACGGCCGTCCGCGTAAAACGTTAAATGCTGTTTATGTCCGTTCCTGTGGGATTTAGAGAAATCCTCTCTCAGAGTaaccctagaccacataaggcACATGTCAAAGTTCAAATCTATAGACCCGCTGGTATGAGGTATGCGTGGTTATTTCAGTCAATCAGTCTATGAAATCTATATACAACTACTAGCAACTCGCCCCGACTTCGCACGGGATGTATTTATAGATGCGTGATTGACCTGCACTAGCacctaggtcataactgaaaatcagcgtattgctctatagcaataaaatcgttgagttgtgacctttttgtattgctgcaactcacaccctaattaatttgtatttcatatgaaattgtaaattgtgtgtacaaatcaaataaatgaattatctatctatcagaTATAACTTCCTCaaaaaccctctttccaaaattttaaacagGATCAAAATCCGCCCATACTTTCCGAGTTTAGCGCATATATACAGAGAAAAAgggaaactttataatatgtattaatagTGATATcttttcatactttttttttggaatatttttgCGGTGGATTCAATACATACCTGTTGCCACTCCCGGTCCAACTCTGCCTTCTCGCTCTTGTCTTTGGTCTTCCTCGTCTTCCGACCGTCTTGCGTTTTCACGCCGTACTGGAAGGCCGCTTTCGGCAATGCCTCTTTACTACTCATGTACGCTGAGTATTCTTCTTGAGTGTCGAAATCCCAACGACCTGTATAATAAATTCGCCATTATtatgtgaataaatttaaaggcATTCTAAAGATTTGTTCTTTATTAG
Proteins encoded in this window:
- the LOC106130039 gene encoding uncharacterized protein LOC106130039 isoform X1 — encoded protein: MESTPICRCRVLYLGSAVPQQSKDGLQGIQEPLRELYPEKGATTGGIDSWLSVWSNGILLENVDESGSRVARFFPISSLHYCAAVRRVTVEGAPRFLPLDSPFARAPAPRRPPLFAAVLRRTQGIKVLECHAFICRREAAANALVRCCFHAYADSSYAKRLEAERTPPQMLPEPEEELEVFDGDENHKVWVGEVERDDASDDIPHPTRAPRPRQITRPASVPPPPPPPEEPKKKSTTKKTKKKSSASADELYATMPGPAPMMNGRSLGRAPPAWAAHGAHPMVLVAHPAATLPHARPATLGHRGRVPAALAPGPFPPGPPPGRGRLQYATVDPRRSKPPPSAMKAAQSMTGLEAVEDAGGIYRKKGHLNERAFSYSIRQEHRSRSHGSLANLKFAAPPEVESGREELKKEREIMQLVAGLQLSSDEVERREVPPHMLRARHAPR